In the genome of Gammaproteobacteria bacterium, the window CACGCGAAGTGCCACATTTCCCAGTATTTGCCACCCATCTTCGACACCACTTCCAGACCGTAGACGGTAATCACAATTCCAAGCGCGCAAGTGATACCGGTCCACAACTGCTGGATGGCAAAAGCAGCGGGCGTCGGTAAACGTGTGTAAATGAGATTGAGGGCAATCTGTTCCTTTTCCCGTACCGTAAGTGCCAGCGCGATAAACACGAACCAGATATTGCTCAACACAGTCAGCAGGTCGCCCCACACTGGAGGATTCAGGAATACATAGCGCATGATGACGGTGTACACGGTGAAAGCCACCATCATGAACAACATGAGCATGCAAAAGACCGTCAGAATTTTACGTATCCACAGATCGAGCGCTACCAGGAATTTAACCATTGCTGTTTCCTCCCTTATCTAGCTGGTGAAGCCCATGATGCCCGGCAGCCACATAGTAAAATCGGGGATGACGACCAGCAGGAACAGCAAGAAAAATAATGCGACCAGATAGGGCAGCATCGCTAGTGCGACTTTTTCGAGCCTTGCCTTCGCGATTGCCGCCGCGGTGAAATAGGCGACACCGAGCGGTGGGGTTACAGATCCGATGAGGAATCCGACGACGCAAACCAGCGCGGCCTGCACGTCCGGGTAACCCGCCTTGACCATGACATCTATGATCACCGGCCCGACAATAATAATGTTCGCAGCGGAATCCATGACCATGCCCAGCAGATAGATAAAGATGACCAGTACCAGTGCAAAAAGAAATGGATTGTGGGCGTAGCTCAACAACCATTCTTCGAGCTCAGCGATCGCACCCAACGATGTCAGCAACCAGCTGAATGGCCCCGAGGCCGCAATGATGATAAACACCAGGGCACTGTTGCGAAAGGCGCGAACGAAGGCACCTTTGCAATTATCCCAGGTAATTGTACGGTAGACGAACAGACCGACCAGCAATGCGATGGTTGCTGTCAACGCACCTGCCTCGACCACCCCGGCTATACCACCGACGACCGCGCCGACCAACACTATCGGAATCAATAGCGCAAACGAGGCCTGCTTTCCCGCCGTGTAAACTGCCCCCCAGCTAAAGGGTTCCTGGCTGCGCTCGTAGTTGTTCTTAACGGCGAGAAAATAGTTAATCACCATAAGCAATCCGCCGATCATGATCCCCGGAATAATTCCCCCGGCGAACAGCGCCCCGACCGATATACCGCCGGCATTGGCAAGCACGATCATCATGATACTGGGCGGAATAATACCGCCGATAGTGGAGCTGACCGCGGTAATGCCAGCCGCAAATGCTGCTGGATAGCCCGCTTTCTTCATCGCCGGCATCAGTAGCGAACCGACGGTCGCGGTATCGGCGACCACGGATCCGTTCATACCCGCGAAAAACATGCTAACCAGGACATTGGCCTGCGCCATGCTTCCGCGCATACGTCCAATGAGGCGCTGGCTCAATGTGACCAGGCGATCGGTAATCGTCGCGCTGGTCATTAGTTCACCAGTCAGCATAAAAAAAGGAATGGCCGTCAACGGTACCGCGTCAATTGCGCTGAACATCTGACTTGGGATCAGGATCAGCGGGGCCGCGTCGGTGATCAGAATATAGACAACAGGAATCAGGATCAGGGTAAATCCAACCGGCGCTCCCATTAAGATAAGCACCACGAGAACAACTAGAAGTAAGATGCTTTCCATGGTCAGTTAATTCGAGGTTACCTGGGTTCCAGACACAAAGCCGGGAAGCTTTATTTGCTATCGATCATACAGAAAAACAAATGGCGCGGTGATCACCGCGCCATCTGCTAGTGCATTTGAAAGCCAACTGCCATTACAAGGCGCCTGCTTCCTTCAGTGTGGCAATAAAATCTGTCAAGCCTTGTTCCTGCAACACCCGCTCTGCAGTTGCAGGATCGAAGGTACCCTTGGCATTTAACCATGCG includes:
- a CDS encoding TRAP transporter large permease, with translation MESILLLVVLVVLILMGAPVGFTLILIPVVYILITDAAPLILIPSQMFSAIDAVPLTAIPFFMLTGELMTSATITDRLVTLSQRLIGRMRGSMAQANVLVSMFFAGMNGSVVADTATVGSLLMPAMKKAGYPAAFAAGITAVSSTIGGIIPPSIMMIVLANAGGISVGALFAGGIIPGIMIGGLLMVINYFLAVKNNYERSQEPFSWGAVYTAGKQASFALLIPIVLVGAVVGGIAGVVEAGALTATIALLVGLFVYRTITWDNCKGAFVRAFRNSALVFIIIAASGPFSWLLTSLGAIAELEEWLLSYAHNPFLFALVLVIFIYLLGMVMDSAANIIIVGPVIIDVMVKAGYPDVQAALVCVVGFLIGSVTPPLGVAYFTAAAIAKARLEKVALAMLPYLVALFFLLFLLVVIPDFTMWLPGIMGFTS
- a CDS encoding TRAP transporter small permease, whose amino-acid sequence is MVKFLVALDLWIRKILTVFCMLMLFMMVAFTVYTVIMRYVFLNPPVWGDLLTVLSNIWFVFIALALTVREKEQIALNLIYTRLPTPAAFAIQQLWTGITCALGIVITVYGLEVVSKMGGKYWEMWHFAWENGSLVFKPNYMPKKYAVMILPIAGTLVSLGALVAIIEDTVHFKQGRFVVSDDIDIMDGGGE